One genomic window of Haladaptatus sp. R4 includes the following:
- a CDS encoding heme-binding protein, which produces MSETITLETAKQLIDAAERKAEEIGVPSVITVANPDGNMIAQHRMDDAWLASVNISRNKAYTSAALEMPTHELAEPSQPGNSLYGLQTTDDSRIVIFGGGFPLERDGEIVGTIASSGGQVDEDMTVARAGINQFQTLTH; this is translated from the coding sequence ATGTCCGAGACGATAACGTTAGAAACGGCGAAGCAGTTGATAGACGCCGCTGAACGAAAGGCCGAGGAAATCGGCGTTCCGTCGGTTATCACGGTCGCCAATCCGGACGGCAACATGATCGCACAGCATCGGATGGACGACGCGTGGCTCGCCAGCGTGAACATCTCGCGGAACAAAGCGTACACGTCCGCCGCGCTCGAAATGCCGACCCACGAACTCGCCGAGCCGTCACAACCGGGGAACTCGTTGTACGGACTCCAGACCACTGACGACAGCCGAATCGTCATCTTCGGCGGGGGATTCCCGCTCGAACGGGACGGCGAAATCGTCGGCACGATTGCGTCGAGCGGCGGCCAAGTGGACGAGGACATGACCGTCGCGCGTGCCGGTATCAATCAGTTCCAGACGCTGACTCACTAG
- a CDS encoding TIGR00341 family protein, which yields MPQEDMRLVDVMAMSEEARERTVEFLDREGLDYTVSDDTNGSVKSACISLPVPAQYVEPLRAEFDDLGVGDEVYTVVTKPEAIVSSRFDHVEKQYEATGTFGHRRVARSELHSKAADLIPDDRILVIMTAISAFVATAGVLLDSVSVMVGSMVIAPLLGPSMATSVATVIDDEDLFVTSARMQLVGGLVSVASALSLALFVRYTNIGLGTIDITESLKLSIHSSPTLLLVIVALCAGVAGAVCLSTSGMTSLVGVMIAAAVMPPIGVMGVGLAWMHPTVVLGAAGVVLVNILAINLGAIVTLWYFGYHPGNLSDIRRTRSVMLRRILALIVLIGGLVAFLTKISTIQL from the coding sequence ATGCCACAGGAAGACATGCGACTGGTCGATGTGATGGCGATGTCGGAGGAAGCACGGGAACGAACCGTCGAGTTCCTCGACCGGGAGGGACTCGACTACACCGTCTCCGACGACACCAACGGGTCCGTTAAATCGGCGTGCATCTCGCTGCCGGTCCCGGCACAGTACGTCGAGCCCCTTCGTGCCGAATTCGACGACCTCGGCGTCGGGGACGAGGTGTACACCGTCGTCACCAAACCCGAGGCCATCGTGTCGTCCCGGTTCGACCACGTCGAAAAGCAGTACGAAGCGACCGGCACCTTCGGGCATCGGCGCGTCGCTCGAAGCGAACTGCACTCGAAGGCGGCGGACCTCATCCCCGACGACCGCATCCTCGTCATCATGACCGCCATCAGCGCCTTCGTCGCGACCGCTGGCGTCCTGCTCGATTCGGTGTCGGTGATGGTCGGATCGATGGTCATCGCGCCGCTGCTCGGACCGTCGATGGCGACGAGCGTGGCGACGGTCATCGACGACGAGGATCTGTTCGTGACGAGCGCGCGGATGCAACTCGTCGGCGGTCTCGTCTCCGTCGCCAGCGCGCTTTCGCTCGCCCTGTTCGTCAGATACACGAACATCGGATTGGGGACCATCGACATCACCGAGAGCTTGAAGCTCAGCATTCACAGTTCGCCGACCTTGCTCCTCGTCATCGTCGCGTTGTGCGCCGGTGTCGCGGGCGCGGTCTGTCTCTCGACCAGCGGGATGACCTCGTTGGTCGGCGTGATGATCGCGGCGGCGGTGATGCCGCCCATCGGCGTCATGGGCGTCGGTCTCGCGTGGATGCATCCGACCGTCGTCCTCGGAGCGGCCGGAGTGGTGCTGGTGAACATCCTCGCCATCAACCTCGGGGCCATCGTCACGCTCTGGTACTTCGGCTACCATCCCGGCAACCTGTCCGACATCCGCCGGACCCGGAGCGTGATGCTGCGGCGCATCCTCGCGCTCATCGTCCTCATTGGCGGACTCGTCGCCTTCCTCACCAAAATCTCGACCATCCAGCTATGA
- a CDS encoding permease, giving the protein MTFISSLLHGIALAADMAWETWWALVLGFTLTGAVEEFVTERQMTRYLGDDGWREAGLGTLFGIASSSCSFSAAATAKTLFKKGASPVTSLGAFQFAATDLVVELGLVMWILLGWQFVAADFVGGLVAVAVLVLIYRRVPDSWFERAREHVRKLDGVTCAACGMDAPPEDDDTVTLETEGRTRYFCCSGCQCVYENRDHENHDESPSLTSRKAWERAASSSVKEWDMLWEDIAIGYVISGLIAALVPKTWWAALFGTGETGFFHVASNSVLAVIIGVVTFVCSVGNIPFALVLWQKGIAFGSVLAFIFADLIIPPLVNAYRNYYGDRIAATLFAAMFVASVVAGIVVHYLFSGLGLIPPQGVVSGTAPDDYTFVLNLLVTPVFLAQVTVSYGPERVKTLSTDLPGIAARKWRDLRRSVGLVTDACRIVASATTTDLGSEAWRAGTALRKAGKQIVLAVGLLGEALRGFADSLSRAGTKLREAYEALR; this is encoded by the coding sequence ATGACATTCATCAGTTCGTTACTGCACGGTATCGCGCTCGCCGCCGACATGGCGTGGGAAACGTGGTGGGCACTCGTCCTCGGGTTCACGCTCACGGGTGCCGTCGAGGAGTTCGTCACCGAACGGCAGATGACGCGCTACCTCGGCGACGACGGGTGGCGGGAGGCCGGTCTCGGGACGCTGTTCGGGATCGCCTCCTCTAGCTGTTCGTTCTCCGCCGCTGCGACCGCGAAAACCCTGTTCAAGAAAGGTGCATCGCCCGTCACGAGTCTCGGCGCGTTCCAGTTCGCGGCGACCGACCTCGTGGTCGAACTCGGCCTCGTGATGTGGATACTGCTCGGCTGGCAGTTCGTGGCCGCCGACTTCGTGGGCGGCCTCGTCGCCGTCGCCGTTCTCGTCCTCATCTATCGGCGCGTCCCCGATAGCTGGTTCGAACGTGCACGCGAGCACGTCCGGAAACTCGACGGCGTGACCTGTGCCGCCTGCGGTATGGACGCGCCGCCCGAGGACGATGATACGGTGACGCTCGAAACCGAAGGAAGAACCCGATATTTCTGCTGTTCGGGCTGTCAGTGCGTGTACGAGAACCGTGATCACGAGAATCACGACGAATCACCGTCGCTCACTTCCCGAAAAGCGTGGGAGCGCGCCGCGTCGAGCAGCGTGAAGGAGTGGGACATGCTCTGGGAGGACATCGCCATCGGATACGTCATCTCCGGGCTCATCGCGGCGCTCGTCCCGAAGACGTGGTGGGCCGCGCTGTTCGGCACGGGCGAAACCGGGTTTTTCCACGTCGCGTCGAATTCCGTCCTCGCAGTGATAATCGGCGTCGTCACGTTCGTCTGCTCGGTCGGGAACATCCCGTTCGCGCTTGTCCTCTGGCAGAAGGGAATCGCCTTCGGGAGCGTGCTGGCGTTCATCTTCGCCGACCTCATCATTCCGCCACTCGTCAACGCCTACCGAAACTACTACGGCGACCGCATCGCGGCGACGTTGTTCGCCGCGATGTTCGTCGCCAGCGTCGTCGCTGGTATCGTCGTCCACTACCTGTTTTCGGGGCTCGGACTGATCCCGCCCCAGGGCGTCGTGAGCGGCACCGCCCCGGACGACTACACGTTCGTCCTCAACCTCCTGGTCACCCCTGTGTTCCTCGCACAGGTGACGGTCTCGTACGGCCCGGAGCGCGTCAAAACGCTCTCGACCGACCTGCCGGGAATCGCCGCTCGGAAATGGCGTGACCTCCGGCGTTCCGTGGGGCTCGTCACCGATGCCTGTCGCATCGTCGCGTCGGCGACGACGACCGACCTAGGGAGCGAGGCGTGGCGGGCCGGAACCGCGCTACGGAAGGCGGGAAAACAGATCGTTCTCGCCGTCGGTCTCCTCGGCGAGGCGCTTCGCGGCTTCGCCGATTCGCTGTCACGTGCGGGAACCAAACTGCGGGAAGCCTACGAGGCACTTCGATGA
- a CDS encoding cbb3-type cytochrome c oxidase subunit I has translation MTDERPGGIRRWVTTVNHRDIGVLYLIFGTCSGLLGGVDAMMIRTDALSPRPGVWKTGTYDALFTTHGLTMLLLFAGPVIFGVANYFVPILVGADDMAFPRINAVGFWVLPPAALLMRAGIVTDLLGFPDTGGPLATGWTLYPPLSTAMPNPDIDLVLLGLHLSGLGTIMAGINVVVTIFVSREVSWAELDIFSWTMLVTGGLVIFAFPVLGSALVMLLCDRNLGTTFFATPGGGPMLWQNLFWFFGHPEVYILVLPPMGLLSYILPRFAGRRLFGFRSVVYSTLAIGVLSFGVWAHHMFATGMDPRLQASFMAVTLAIAVPSAVKTFNWMATLWNGTLRLDAPLLFCLGAIANFVVGGVTGVFLAAIPVDRVLHGTYYVVGHFHFMLVGTSVFALFAACYYWFPLLTGRRYDPYLAKLHFWLSAVGVAVTFSVLLVLGMDGLPRRMATYPPRFAPLQMAATVCAYVLGVGQLVWLWNMVRSLLWGEPAGDDPWNCRELNFPSPEWEWFAEHRR, from the coding sequence ATGACGGACGAACGACCAGGGGGAATTCGACGGTGGGTAACGACCGTCAACCATCGGGACATCGGCGTCCTCTACCTCATCTTCGGCACGTGCTCGGGACTGCTCGGCGGCGTGGACGCGATGATGATCCGCACCGACGCGCTCTCGCCGCGCCCGGGCGTCTGGAAGACCGGCACGTACGACGCCCTGTTCACGACCCACGGGTTGACGATGCTGTTGCTGTTCGCCGGGCCGGTAATCTTCGGCGTGGCGAACTACTTCGTCCCGATCCTCGTCGGCGCGGACGACATGGCGTTTCCCCGCATCAACGCCGTGGGCTTCTGGGTGCTGCCGCCCGCCGCCCTGCTGATGCGGGCGGGAATCGTCACCGACTTGCTCGGGTTTCCCGACACCGGCGGTCCGCTCGCGACGGGATGGACGCTGTACCCGCCGCTCTCGACGGCCATGCCGAACCCGGACATCGACCTCGTCCTCCTCGGCCTCCACCTGTCGGGGCTGGGAACCATCATGGCCGGAATCAACGTCGTCGTCACCATCTTCGTCTCGCGGGAGGTGTCGTGGGCCGAGTTGGACATCTTCTCGTGGACGATGCTGGTGACGGGCGGTCTCGTGATCTTCGCGTTTCCCGTGCTCGGGAGCGCACTCGTCATGCTCCTGTGCGACCGCAACCTCGGCACGACGTTCTTCGCGACGCCCGGCGGCGGGCCGATGCTGTGGCAGAACCTGTTCTGGTTCTTCGGCCATCCCGAGGTGTACATCCTCGTCCTGCCGCCGATGGGACTGCTGAGCTACATTCTGCCGCGGTTCGCGGGTCGGCGGCTGTTCGGCTTCCGCTCGGTGGTGTACTCGACGCTGGCCATCGGCGTCCTGTCGTTCGGCGTCTGGGCCCACCACATGTTCGCCACCGGAATGGACCCGCGACTACAGGCCAGCTTCATGGCTGTGACGCTCGCCATCGCCGTCCCGAGCGCCGTCAAGACGTTCAACTGGATGGCGACCCTGTGGAACGGAACCCTCCGCCTCGACGCGCCCTTGCTGTTCTGTCTCGGCGCGATAGCCAACTTCGTCGTCGGGGGCGTGACCGGCGTCTTCCTCGCCGCGATTCCCGTCGATCGGGTGCTCCACGGCACCTACTACGTCGTCGGCCACTTCCACTTCATGCTCGTCGGCACGAGCGTCTTCGCGCTGTTCGCCGCCTGCTACTACTGGTTCCCGCTGCTGACCGGGCGGCGCTACGACCCGTACCTCGCCAAACTCCATTTCTGGCTCTCGGCGGTGGGCGTCGCGGTCACGTTCTCCGTCCTCCTCGTGCTCGGCATGGACGGTTTGCCGCGGCGAATGGCGACCTACCCTCCGCGATTCGCGCCGCTCCAGATGGCCGCGACCGTCTGCGCCTACGTCCTCGGGGTCGGCCAACTCGTCTGGCTCTGGAACATGGTTCGCTCCCTGCTGTGGGGGGAACCGGCGGGAGACGACCCGTGGAACTGCCGCGAACTGAACTTCCCCTCGCCCGAGTGGGAGTGGTTCGCGGAGCACCGCCGGTAA
- a CDS encoding cation:proton antiporter regulatory subunit, producing MTVYETSIPGVGRKYELDCGTNRLVVLLRHDGERELYRRIDDDHEKLLDLPGGDARKLATILAGGYFQPVEPESVDLPLGDAIIEWVDVTAASPIADSTLAEAGIWGETGATVIAVQRGSDTHPSPDPAFELRAGDALVAIGTRDELATLAGLAER from the coding sequence ATGACCGTCTACGAAACCTCGATTCCCGGCGTCGGCCGGAAGTACGAACTCGACTGTGGAACGAACCGCCTCGTCGTCCTCCTGCGCCACGACGGCGAGCGCGAACTGTACCGGCGAATCGACGACGACCACGAGAAACTGCTTGACCTGCCCGGCGGGGACGCCCGAAAGCTGGCGACGATCCTCGCTGGGGGTTACTTCCAACCCGTCGAACCCGAGAGCGTGGACCTGCCGCTCGGCGACGCCATCATCGAGTGGGTGGACGTGACGGCGGCGTCGCCCATCGCCGACTCGACGCTCGCCGAGGCGGGTATCTGGGGCGAGACGGGCGCGACCGTCATCGCCGTCCAGCGCGGCAGCGACACCCATCCGTCCCCGGACCCGGCGTTCGAACTCCGTGCGGGTGACGCCCTCGTCGCTATCGGTACCCGCGACGAACTGGCGACGCTCGCGGGACTCGCCGAACGATGA
- a CDS encoding cation:proton antiporter translates to MTPFAEIGIVLAAVAVAGAVAVRTGQSVIPAYILAGVVVGPSIPTHVAGIGIAVVSKTEFIGVFADLGVVLLLFFLGLHVDVERLVDDWNRVVGTGVVDFAFNYAAGLALGFLFGFSLAQTLVVAGVVYISSSAIVTESMLNNGWIAGRESAPILGALVFEDVVIAVYMALLSSLVLGGGSPVAAVLTLGKGFGFLGVVAVTGWVGTEPLERLFASRSDELFALRLLGVAAVVAAAAATFGLSKGIAAFFVGAALGQTDHEARIERTLEPARDLFSAVFFFAIGLVTKTSVLADVLPLLLAALVVTIASKLLSGYVSGHIYDLDRRRSLRVGVGLVSRGEFSLVLATLAGSASVGMGFVPEFAVGYVLATSVLGTLFVRHEPSLVRLLSRFGHVR, encoded by the coding sequence ATGACGCCGTTCGCGGAAATCGGCATCGTGCTCGCCGCCGTGGCGGTCGCGGGGGCGGTCGCGGTCCGGACGGGCCAATCGGTCATCCCGGCCTACATCCTTGCGGGCGTCGTCGTGGGGCCGAGCATCCCGACCCACGTCGCGGGAATCGGGATCGCAGTCGTATCGAAGACGGAGTTCATCGGCGTGTTCGCCGACCTCGGCGTCGTCCTCCTGCTCTTCTTCCTCGGCCTGCACGTCGATGTTGAGCGACTCGTAGACGACTGGAATCGCGTCGTCGGAACGGGCGTCGTGGACTTCGCGTTCAACTACGCCGCCGGTCTCGCGCTCGGATTCCTGTTCGGGTTCTCGCTCGCCCAGACGCTGGTAGTCGCTGGCGTCGTCTACATCTCGTCCAGCGCCATCGTCACCGAGTCGATGCTGAACAACGGGTGGATCGCGGGCCGCGAGAGCGCCCCGATTCTCGGGGCGCTCGTCTTCGAGGACGTCGTCATCGCCGTCTACATGGCGCTGCTCTCGTCGCTCGTCCTCGGCGGCGGGTCGCCCGTTGCGGCCGTCCTCACGCTCGGAAAGGGATTCGGATTCCTCGGGGTCGTCGCCGTGACCGGTTGGGTCGGCACCGAACCGCTCGAACGCCTGTTCGCGTCCCGGTCGGACGAACTGTTCGCGCTTCGTCTGCTCGGCGTCGCGGCCGTCGTCGCGGCGGCCGCCGCGACGTTCGGCCTCAGCAAGGGTATCGCGGCGTTCTTCGTCGGCGCGGCGCTCGGCCAGACGGATCACGAAGCGCGTATCGAACGAACCCTCGAACCCGCACGCGACCTCTTTTCCGCCGTTTTCTTCTTCGCCATCGGACTCGTCACGAAGACCTCGGTCCTGGCCGACGTCCTCCCGCTGTTGCTCGCCGCGCTGGTCGTCACCATCGCCAGCAAGCTCCTGAGCGGGTACGTGAGTGGCCATATCTACGACCTCGACCGCCGCCGCTCGCTCCGCGTCGGCGTCGGTCTCGTCTCCCGCGGCGAGTTCTCGCTCGTCCTCGCCACGCTCGCGGGGAGCGCGAGCGTGGGCATGGGGTTCGTTCCCGAGTTCGCCGTCGGCTACGTGCTGGCGACGAGCGTCCTCGGGACGTTGTTCGTGCGCCACGAACCGAGTCTGGTTCGATTGCTGTCGCGGTTCGGCCACGTCCGGTAA
- a CDS encoding helix-turn-helix transcriptional regulator, which translates to MPPAPRGYDGVQTGPLVDGRRLSGTNPYGKIIKQELEDHYGEPINHGRLYQNLEELVEADLVTKLPLDGRTNVYRLTDGAESQLRAHRRWEDECLLAVTETSAES; encoded by the coding sequence TTGCCCCCAGCCCCTCGCGGGTATGACGGGGTTCAAACGGGACCTCTTGTTGACGGTCGCCGCCTGTCGGGCACCAATCCCTACGGGAAGATCATCAAACAGGAACTCGAAGACCACTACGGAGAACCGATCAACCACGGCCGTCTCTACCAGAATCTGGAGGAACTGGTCGAGGCGGACCTCGTGACGAAACTCCCGCTCGATGGGCGAACGAACGTCTATCGGCTCACCGACGGTGCCGAATCGCAGCTACGCGCCCACCGTCGGTGGGAGGACGAATGTTTGCTCGCCGTGACGGAGACCTCCGCCGAATCATGA
- a CDS encoding DUF2182 domain-containing protein → MSIDTKSIPLTRLDRSLDRTTAVVVSMVVLDVLWWTLIYTGRVPMPGMMWLMKSGIPMAAPGAMEAAVSHAGTLGAVLGYVVMWGVMMWAMMFPPMTRFTRDYADALDGRVGTVTATVAAFLTAYNVVWALSATIPLAVQAIIPGGIYGFTETHTTFVIGSVLVLTGCYQQTAFKRSRLRTCCSRVAPHEANVARGFRTGLKHGVSCILVCLGPFFLLMPFFGEMNFFWMVALTTVVTVERLPASWGREFSTATGIVALVAGLLVLFLRPSLPIVFSM, encoded by the coding sequence ATGAGTATCGACACGAAATCAATCCCCCTCACCCGACTCGACCGGTCGCTCGACCGGACGACTGCCGTCGTCGTCTCGATGGTCGTCCTCGACGTGCTCTGGTGGACGCTGATCTACACCGGTCGCGTCCCCATGCCGGGGATGATGTGGCTGATGAAATCCGGGATTCCGATGGCCGCCCCCGGGGCGATGGAGGCGGCCGTCTCCCACGCCGGGACGCTCGGCGCGGTTCTCGGCTACGTCGTCATGTGGGGCGTGATGATGTGGGCGATGATGTTCCCGCCGATGACGCGGTTCACGCGCGATTACGCCGACGCACTCGACGGCCGGGTCGGAACGGTCACGGCGACGGTCGCCGCGTTCCTCACCGCCTACAACGTCGTCTGGGCGCTGTCGGCCACCATCCCGCTCGCCGTTCAGGCGATCATTCCGGGCGGTATCTACGGCTTTACCGAGACTCACACCACGTTCGTCATCGGGAGCGTGCTCGTTCTGACCGGTTGCTATCAGCAGACCGCGTTCAAACGCTCGCGGCTACGAACCTGTTGTTCCCGCGTCGCTCCGCACGAGGCGAACGTCGCTCGCGGCTTTCGAACGGGACTGAAACACGGCGTGAGTTGCATCCTCGTCTGTTTGGGACCGTTCTTTCTCCTGATGCCGTTTTTCGGGGAGATGAACTTCTTCTGGATGGTCGCGCTGACGACGGTCGTGACCGTCGAGCGCCTGCCAGCGTCGTGGGGCAGGGAGTTCTCGACGGCGACGGGAATCGTCGCGCTCGTCGCCGGACTCCTCGTCCTGTTCCTCCGGCCGTCGCTCCCCATCGTCTTCTCGATGTGA
- a CDS encoding alpha/beta hydrolase yields the protein MDDEMSDAVDRIEATGVPPWHALSVESARRVEDEVFTPDDRRPVEFVRNLSIPGPRGEIPIRVYRPDARDVPVVVFYHGGGWTLGTLNSIDGVCRELANRADCAVVSVDYRLAPEHPFPAGVDDAVAALDWVAEHAATFGGDPTRLGVAGTSAGGNLAAVVALHAREFDGPTLSRQSLLYPITNHAFDTDSYDENGDGPLLTRADMEWFWDHYLRSPVDGRNPFASPLLADDLSGLPPATVVTAGHDPLRDEGIAYAERLDDAGVAVEHDHYPGMTHGFLSLTGDVTTADEAMDSVAESLRTM from the coding sequence ATGGACGACGAGATGAGTGATGCGGTGGACCGAATCGAAGCGACCGGCGTGCCGCCGTGGCACGCGCTGTCGGTTGAAAGCGCGCGTCGCGTCGAGGACGAGGTGTTCACCCCCGACGACCGCCGCCCCGTCGAGTTCGTTCGAAACCTCTCGATTCCCGGTCCGCGCGGCGAAATCCCGATTCGGGTGTATCGACCGGACGCACGGGACGTGCCGGTCGTCGTGTTCTACCACGGCGGCGGGTGGACGCTCGGGACGCTGAACTCCATCGACGGCGTCTGCCGCGAGTTGGCGAACCGCGCCGACTGCGCCGTCGTTTCCGTGGATTACCGACTCGCGCCCGAACACCCGTTTCCGGCAGGAGTGGACGACGCCGTGGCCGCGCTCGACTGGGTGGCAGAACACGCGGCGACGTTCGGCGGCGATCCGACCCGCCTCGGCGTCGCGGGAACGAGCGCGGGCGGCAACCTCGCGGCCGTCGTCGCACTGCACGCCCGCGAGTTCGACGGGCCGACGCTCTCACGTCAGAGCCTCCTCTATCCCATCACGAACCACGCCTTCGACACCGACTCCTACGACGAGAACGGGGACGGCCCGCTGTTGACCCGCGCGGATATGGAGTGGTTCTGGGACCACTACCTCCGCAGTCCCGTCGACGGCAGGAACCCGTTCGCGTCGCCGCTCCTCGCCGATGACCTCTCGGGGTTACCGCCCGCGACGGTCGTGACAGCGGGTCACGACCCGCTTCGTGACGAGGGAATCGCCTACGCCGAGCGACTCGACGACGCCGGAGTAGCGGTCGAACACGACCACTATCCGGGAATGACGCACGGATTCCTGAGTCTCACTGGCGACGTGACGACGGCCGACGAGGCGATGGATTCGGTCGCCGAATCGCTCCGCACGATGTGA
- a CDS encoding NUDIX hydrolase, with product MSLEVRTRDATTDSLRRLRHAYGMFPVHDERVENDPDYFQHGREKAEDGWLGSAGVWVSDADDRVVLIRHPKAPDAWGVPGGGHEPDETLSETAHRQVREETGLHCRLTDVLGVRRKEISTETDSDERIFALFVLFSGVCVGGELEVGDDVLDAQWFDSRPDDVLDFIEPQVQRWWW from the coding sequence ATGTCACTCGAAGTGCGAACCCGTGACGCGACGACGGACAGCCTCCGTCGGCTTCGACACGCATACGGCATGTTCCCCGTCCACGACGAGCGAGTCGAAAACGACCCCGATTACTTCCAACACGGCCGAGAGAAGGCCGAAGACGGCTGGCTCGGCTCCGCTGGCGTCTGGGTTTCGGACGCGGACGACCGAGTCGTGCTGATTCGGCACCCGAAAGCTCCCGACGCGTGGGGCGTCCCCGGTGGCGGCCACGAACCCGACGAAACGCTCTCCGAGACGGCCCACCGTCAGGTGCGCGAGGAGACGGGGCTCCACTGTCGCCTGACCGACGTGCTCGGCGTTCGGCGGAAAGAGATTTCGACGGAAACCGATTCGGACGAGCGAATCTTCGCGCTGTTCGTCCTCTTTTCGGGCGTCTGTGTCGGCGGCGAACTGGAAGTCGGCGACGACGTCCTCGACGCTCAGTGGTTCGATTCGCGCCCGGACGACGTCCTCGACTTCATCGAGCCACAAGTCCAGCGCTGGTGGTGGTAG